In Anomaloglossus baeobatrachus isolate aAnoBae1 chromosome 3, aAnoBae1.hap1, whole genome shotgun sequence, one genomic interval encodes:
- the TTC32 gene encoding tetratricopeptide repeat protein 32 yields MEHGLLLSANAELEQRHLEAAEELYDKIIERCEQNSKCSTEELSVAYNNRGQIKYLRVDFYEAMDDYTEAIRINPKFEVPFYNRGLIRYRLGFFDDAMKDFQKVLQLNPNFEDARISLKQSLVDKEERRQRIQE; encoded by the exons ATGGAGCACGGTCTGCTGCTCTCCGCTAATGCCGAGCTGGAACAGCGCCACCTGGAGGCGGCAGAGGAGCTTTACGACAAGATTATAGAGAGATGTGAGCAGAACAG CAAATGCAGCACGGAGGAGCTGTCTGTGGCCTACAACAACCGGGGACAGATTAAATACCTCCGTGTTGACTTCTATGAGGCGATGGATGACTACACAGAGGCGATACGCATAAATCCCAAATTTGAGGTTCCTTTTTACAATAGAGGCTTGATCCGGTATCGACTTG GGTTCTTTGATGACGCAATGAAAGATTTCCAGAAGGTCCTACAGCTGAACCCAAATTTCGAAGATGCCAGAATCAGCCTGAAACAAAGTCTTGTGGATAAGGAAGAAAGGAGACAGAGGATTCAAGAGTGA